A section of the Elizabethkingia anophelis R26 genome encodes:
- the deoC gene encoding deoxyribose-phosphate aldolase, with protein MKSIKDYLDSTYLKTPQQSGLTEEQTRETVHKLTQEAIDHQLFAVMIRPEYVKETKEFLQQQGASVVVGTVIGFHEGTASVEEKLGEAQKAIEDGVDELDFVINYEAYKNGNTDLVQQEVITCTRLALENGKIAKWIIEIAALSNDQIADITKKIATWTEENFSENADKVFVKSSTGFYKTEGGKPNGATVEGIQIMLENAGRLPVKAAGGVRTPEEAEKMVEMGVQRIGTSSALALIGKNTSKGDY; from the coding sequence ATGAAGAGCATAAAAGATTATTTAGATTCAACATATCTTAAAACACCTCAGCAATCTGGTCTTACAGAAGAGCAAACCCGTGAAACCGTTCATAAACTTACACAAGAAGCTATAGATCATCAGCTTTTTGCCGTAATGATTCGACCTGAATATGTAAAAGAAACAAAAGAGTTTCTTCAGCAGCAGGGAGCATCTGTAGTAGTAGGAACTGTTATTGGTTTTCATGAAGGTACAGCTTCGGTTGAGGAGAAACTAGGGGAAGCCCAAAAGGCAATTGAGGACGGAGTAGATGAGTTGGATTTTGTAATCAATTATGAAGCTTACAAAAACGGAAATACTGATTTGGTACAGCAGGAAGTAATTACTTGTACCAGATTAGCATTAGAAAATGGTAAAATTGCAAAATGGATTATAGAAATTGCTGCATTAAGCAACGATCAGATTGCAGATATTACTAAAAAGATTGCTACATGGACAGAAGAAAATTTTTCTGAAAATGCAGATAAAGTTTTTGTAAAATCCTCTACAGGTTTCTATAAGACCGAAGGCGGAAAGCCTAATGGTGCAACTGTAGAAGGTATTCAGATTATGTTGGAAAATGCAGGGAGATTACCAGTGAAAGCTGCCGGTGGAGTAAGAACTCCGGAGGAAGCTGAAAAAATGGTAGAAATGGGAGTTCAGCGTATCGGAACATCTTCAGCTTTAGCATTAATCGGAAAAAATACTTCGAAAGGAGATTATTAA
- a CDS encoding GH25 family lysozyme, translating to MPKKATQKRRKTIAKKRTDARKKLWVLFVILFLSLIGIGFYMKDQVVFYYAMHFKGKEGHSLKNPKTEEERINKIISLYSDRVFGIDISHYQRKEDINWKKLTIANGAIDIRFILLRATMGKDGKDQHFDEYWKTSKKNELIRGAYHFYRPKEDPVQQANNFLETVKLESGDLRPVLDIEKIPKHKSLDDFRSDLKVWLKIVEEAYGEKPIIYTYYYFYRDYLQDDFKDYPLWLANYNDVDVPSDKTEWRFWQFTEKGIVNGINTKVDVNVFDGNMWQLKGLTLD from the coding sequence ATGCCAAAGAAAGCAACACAAAAGAGAAGAAAAACTATTGCAAAAAAGCGCACAGATGCCCGAAAGAAACTTTGGGTATTATTTGTCATTCTGTTTCTGTCTCTTATCGGGATTGGATTCTATATGAAAGATCAGGTTGTTTTTTACTATGCTATGCATTTCAAAGGCAAAGAAGGACATTCTTTAAAAAATCCAAAAACAGAAGAAGAGCGAATTAATAAAATTATTTCGTTGTATTCGGACAGGGTTTTCGGAATCGATATTTCGCATTACCAACGTAAAGAAGATATTAACTGGAAAAAACTAACTATTGCCAACGGAGCAATAGACATCAGATTCATTCTTCTTCGCGCAACTATGGGTAAAGATGGTAAAGACCAGCATTTTGATGAGTACTGGAAAACATCTAAAAAGAATGAGCTTATCCGTGGAGCATATCACTTTTACCGTCCAAAAGAAGATCCGGTACAACAAGCTAACAATTTTCTGGAAACTGTAAAATTAGAATCCGGAGATCTTCGTCCTGTTCTGGATATTGAGAAAATCCCTAAACACAAGAGTCTTGATGACTTCAGAAGTGATTTAAAAGTCTGGCTAAAAATTGTTGAAGAAGCTTATGGTGAAAAGCCTATTATATATACCTATTATTATTTTTATAGGGATTATCTTCAGGACGATTTTAAAGACTATCCACTCTGGCTAGCCAACTACAATGATGTAGATGTTCCTTCAGATAAAACTGAATGGAGATTCTGGCAGTTTACAGAAAAAGGTATTGTAAATGGTATCAACACTAAAGTTGATGTTAATGTTTTTGATGGTAATATGTGGCAGCTAAAAGGCCTTACATTAGATTAA
- a CDS encoding Lrp/AsnC family transcriptional regulator — translation MKNLASAGYHLDAIDKEIIYLLMDNAKTSLAHISSHVGISTTAVHQRIKKLEQAGVIENSISFLNPRKVGYKVTSYMGVYLDQPSHYNEIIKSLEQINEVVEAHYTTGNYTVFLKVLAKDNDHLMEILSKIQKLKGVMRTETFISLEQSISRQLKV, via the coding sequence ATGAAAAATTTAGCAAGCGCAGGATATCATCTTGATGCTATTGACAAGGAAATTATCTATTTATTGATGGATAATGCCAAAACTTCTTTGGCACATATCTCATCTCATGTAGGTATTTCTACAACAGCAGTGCATCAGAGGATAAAAAAATTAGAACAAGCAGGTGTAATCGAGAATTCTATCTCTTTCCTGAATCCGAGAAAAGTAGGTTACAAAGTGACTTCTTATATGGGAGTTTATTTGGATCAGCCTAGTCACTACAATGAAATTATCAAATCTTTAGAACAAATTAATGAGGTTGTTGAAGCTCATTATACAACAGGGAACTATACAGTTTTTCTTAAAGTTCTTGCAAAAGACAACGATCATTTAATGGAGATTTTAAGCAAAATTCAGAAGCTTAAAGGTGTGATGAGAACCGAGACTTTCATATCTTTGGAGCAGAGTATTTCAAGACAGCTTAAAGTATAA
- the murB gene encoding UDP-N-acetylmuramate dehydrogenase: MQLQENFSLKQYNTFQVEAKALFFIEVHSIEELKEALHFSKEKSIPYLILGSGSNMLLTKDYEGLIIALRLKGIAEEKADENHVLVTAKAGENWHNFVLYCISKNYGGLENLSLIPGNVGTSPIQNIGAYGTEIKDTFHSCKVLDTEDFKVKTLNLKDCHFGYRDSIFKSTAKGRYIILEVSFLLTTHEHKISATYGAIQQELDKNNITSITIKDISDAVIAIRQSKLPDPAITGNAGSFFKNPVIPAEQFNSLKIIFENIPSYPNGDEVKVPAGWLIEQCGWKGKTINNVGCHPLQALVIINATGKATGKEVFDFSSQIINSVKEKFGIELEREVNIL; encoded by the coding sequence ATGCAGCTACAGGAAAATTTTTCATTAAAACAATACAATACATTTCAGGTCGAAGCCAAAGCTTTATTTTTCATTGAAGTTCATAGCATTGAAGAATTAAAAGAAGCACTTCATTTTTCAAAAGAAAAAAGCATTCCCTATCTGATTCTTGGAAGCGGGAGCAACATGCTTCTAACTAAGGACTATGAAGGCCTGATCATTGCTTTACGCCTGAAAGGGATTGCAGAAGAAAAAGCCGATGAAAATCATGTTCTGGTTACTGCAAAGGCAGGTGAAAACTGGCATAATTTTGTTCTCTACTGTATTTCTAAAAATTATGGCGGACTGGAAAACCTTTCACTGATTCCTGGTAATGTTGGCACATCACCTATTCAGAATATAGGTGCTTATGGCACTGAAATAAAGGATACTTTCCATTCTTGTAAGGTTTTGGATACTGAAGATTTCAAGGTAAAAACATTAAATCTGAAAGACTGTCATTTTGGTTACCGCGACTCTATCTTCAAAAGTACAGCAAAAGGACGTTATATTATTCTGGAAGTAAGTTTCCTTCTTACAACCCATGAACACAAAATTTCTGCAACTTATGGAGCCATACAGCAGGAATTGGATAAGAATAACATCACTAGCATTACTATAAAAGATATTTCGGATGCTGTAATTGCTATAAGGCAAAGCAAACTTCCGGATCCTGCTATAACAGGAAATGCGGGAAGTTTTTTCAAAAATCCGGTTATTCCGGCTGAACAATTCAACAGCCTGAAAATAATATTTGAAAACATCCCCAGCTATCCCAACGGAGATGAAGTAAAGGTGCCTGCCGGCTGGCTAATTGAACAATGTGGGTGGAAAGGCAAAACAATTAATAATGTTGGCTGTCATCCGCTACAGGCATTGGTTATTATTAATGCTACAGGAAAAGCTACAGGAAAAGAAGTATTCGACTTTTCATCGCAAATTATTAATTCGGTAAAGGAAAAATTCGGGATAGAATTAGAAAGAGAAGTTAACATTCTATAA
- a CDS encoding 5' nucleotidase, NT5C type: MKKRVLVDMDGVLADVYSQFIKYEERDSGVSISIDNAIGLDETIAFPNVDKHLHEPGFFRDLQIMENSIEVMEYLNSKYEVFILSAAMEFPNSLREKYDWLAEHFPFITWEQIIFCGSKKAVTADYMIDDYPKNLDTFRGEKLLFTQPHNQSVKNPDYKRINSWKEIKAIL; the protein is encoded by the coding sequence ATGAAGAAACGAGTTTTAGTAGATATGGATGGGGTGCTGGCAGACGTCTACTCACAATTTATAAAATATGAAGAAAGAGATTCGGGAGTTAGTATTAGTATAGACAACGCAATTGGATTAGATGAAACAATTGCTTTTCCGAATGTTGACAAACATTTGCATGAGCCAGGATTTTTCAGAGATCTACAGATAATGGAGAATAGTATAGAAGTAATGGAATATCTTAATTCTAAATATGAGGTTTTTATTTTATCTGCGGCTATGGAGTTTCCTAACAGTTTACGGGAAAAATACGACTGGCTGGCAGAGCACTTTCCGTTTATTACATGGGAGCAAATTATATTCTGTGGCAGTAAGAAAGCAGTAACTGCTGATTATATGATAGATGATTATCCGAAAAACCTGGATACTTTCCGGGGAGAGAAATTGCTTTTCACCCAGCCGCATAATCAATCCGTGAAAAATCCGGATTATAAAAGAATAAATTCCTGGAAAGAGATAAAAGCTATTTTGTGA
- a CDS encoding endonuclease/exonuclease/phosphatase family protein, which yields MESSTTVSELIMFYNTENFFSPQKERHHRNYIPKSGLKNWNEERYLNKIFKFSRTFEYIREEIGQFPMLIGLAEVENDKVLQHITEQEIFEGNYDFVHYDSLDERGVDTALLYDKSKLVLLHSEVYSEIFDIEDGLPNTFDTTRDVLYCKFRYGVTELNVYVLHLPSKREKDVNAPKRKIILDKLKKRIQDKLSQNPQEKILVMGDFNENPDDANVQSFIHSGEGDEKILVNSFEELYNKKKYSTFHKSEGLLFDQIILSPSFFNLESDVKFINAQVFNSEHLKERSYRYRGRPFRTYVGTRYLGGYSDHFPVLIALKLTKQIGNI from the coding sequence TTGGAATCATCCACTACAGTTTCGGAACTGATAATGTTTTATAATACAGAAAATTTTTTTTCTCCGCAAAAAGAGCGACATCACCGGAATTATATTCCAAAATCTGGTTTAAAAAACTGGAATGAAGAACGTTATCTGAATAAAATATTTAAATTTTCCAGAACTTTTGAATATATTCGTGAAGAAATTGGACAATTTCCAATGCTTATAGGTCTTGCGGAAGTAGAAAATGATAAAGTGCTTCAGCATATAACGGAACAGGAGATCTTTGAAGGGAATTACGATTTTGTACATTATGATTCACTGGACGAGCGGGGAGTGGATACAGCATTATTGTATGATAAAAGTAAACTTGTATTATTGCATTCTGAAGTATATTCTGAAATATTTGACATTGAAGACGGCTTGCCTAATACATTTGATACAACAAGAGATGTTTTATATTGCAAGTTCCGTTACGGAGTAACTGAACTTAATGTTTATGTATTGCACTTACCTTCCAAGCGGGAGAAGGATGTAAATGCTCCGAAACGTAAAATTATTCTGGACAAACTGAAGAAAAGGATACAGGATAAACTCTCTCAAAATCCTCAGGAAAAAATTCTGGTGATGGGAGATTTTAATGAAAATCCTGACGATGCTAATGTTCAGAGCTTTATACATTCCGGTGAAGGAGATGAAAAAATATTAGTAAATTCTTTTGAAGAATTATATAATAAAAAAAAATATTCTACGTTTCATAAAAGCGAAGGTCTATTATTTGATCAAATAATTTTATCACCTTCATTTTTTAACTTAGAAAGTGATGTTAAGTTTATAAACGCTCAGGTTTTTAACTCAGAACATCTTAAAGAAAGAAGTTATCGATATCGGGGTCGCCCGTTTAGGACATATGTAGGAACCCGTTATTTGGGAGGGTATAGTGACCATTTTCCGGTATTGATAGCACTAAAATTGACAAAACAAATAGGAAATATATGA
- a CDS encoding ABC-F family ATP-binding cassette domain-containing protein, whose translation MNYVTAENLTKSYGIKVLFKNISFNINEGDKIAIVAKNGSGKSTLLKILTGKEIADSGNVVINKDIQVVLFDQEIDFESDLTIEEFMMTLDSAPIMALKNYHASLHSTDHDFIEKALAEMEAYKAWDLENEMKQILSQLKITDLEAKMGTLSGGQIKRVALAKLLTETRAEHRHTLLIMDEPTNHLDVDMVEWLENYLSKAKITLLLVTHDRYFLDSVCDIIWEMEDQSLYLHNGSYATYLENKMIREDNLEATIDKANNLYRKELEWMRRQPKARTTKSKSRIDSFYETEKVAKTDTRKQSLELDFEMKRLGKKILELRDINKSYRDKVLLKDFSYQFQRGEKVGIIGKNGAGKSTLLNIIQGLEPKDSGEIETGETIKFGYFSQKGLKYKEDERVIDFIKEISENFPLANGRTISASQFLRLFLFDDQTQYSPISKLSGGEKRRLHLMYVLYQNPNFLIFDEPTNDLDLPTLTVLENFLLNFQGSLIIVSHDRYFMDRIVDHVLAFEGEGKIKDFTGNFSEYREWKKNQDKKPDTADKALEVQVQQSKSVTSTPPPSKKKLSFKEQRELETIEKEMPELEKQRNIILDKLNNETDYEKISVLSADLEKVSEKLESYELRWLELQEAAGN comes from the coding sequence ATGAATTACGTTACCGCAGAAAATCTTACTAAATCTTACGGGATTAAAGTTTTATTCAAAAATATTTCTTTCAATATCAATGAAGGGGACAAAATCGCCATCGTAGCAAAAAACGGAAGCGGAAAATCCACACTCCTGAAAATTTTGACAGGAAAAGAAATAGCTGATAGTGGGAATGTAGTTATTAACAAAGACATTCAGGTTGTTTTATTTGATCAGGAAATAGATTTTGAATCTGACCTGACTATAGAAGAGTTTATGATGACGCTGGACTCAGCTCCAATTATGGCTCTGAAAAACTATCATGCATCTCTTCATTCAACAGATCATGATTTTATAGAAAAAGCTCTTGCAGAAATGGAAGCCTATAAAGCATGGGATTTGGAAAACGAAATGAAGCAAATTCTTTCTCAGCTAAAGATTACAGATCTGGAAGCTAAAATGGGTACATTATCCGGAGGACAGATTAAAAGAGTAGCACTTGCAAAATTATTAACAGAAACACGTGCAGAGCATCGTCATACACTTCTTATCATGGATGAACCTACCAACCACCTGGATGTGGATATGGTGGAATGGCTGGAGAACTACCTGAGTAAGGCCAAAATTACTTTACTTCTGGTTACCCACGACCGTTACTTTCTGGATAGTGTATGTGATATCATTTGGGAAATGGAGGATCAGTCTTTATATCTTCACAATGGCTCGTACGCTACTTATCTGGAAAACAAAATGATCCGCGAAGACAATCTGGAAGCAACTATTGATAAAGCCAATAACCTTTACAGAAAAGAACTGGAGTGGATGCGCCGCCAACCTAAAGCTCGTACAACAAAATCCAAGAGCAGGATTGATTCTTTTTATGAAACTGAAAAAGTTGCAAAAACTGACACAAGAAAACAATCTCTGGAGCTAGACTTCGAAATGAAGCGTCTTGGGAAAAAGATTCTTGAACTAAGGGATATTAATAAAAGCTATAGAGACAAGGTTTTACTAAAAGATTTCAGTTACCAGTTTCAACGTGGTGAAAAAGTTGGAATTATTGGAAAAAATGGTGCCGGAAAGTCTACATTACTCAACATTATTCAGGGATTAGAACCTAAAGATTCTGGTGAAATAGAAACTGGTGAAACTATAAAATTTGGTTACTTCTCTCAGAAAGGATTAAAATATAAAGAGGATGAAAGGGTTATAGACTTCATTAAAGAAATCTCTGAAAACTTTCCTCTGGCAAATGGCAGAACAATTTCTGCATCTCAGTTTTTGCGTTTGTTCTTATTCGACGATCAGACTCAGTATTCACCGATATCAAAATTATCCGGAGGCGAGAAAAGAAGATTACATCTGATGTATGTTCTGTATCAGAATCCGAATTTCTTAATTTTCGATGAGCCAACAAATGATCTGGACCTTCCTACCCTTACCGTTCTGGAAAACTTCCTGCTTAATTTCCAGGGGAGTTTAATTATTGTATCTCACGATCGTTATTTCATGGACCGAATTGTAGATCATGTTCTGGCTTTTGAGGGAGAAGGAAAAATTAAAGATTTTACCGGTAATTTCTCGGAATACAGAGAATGGAAAAAAAATCAGGATAAGAAACCGGATACTGCTGATAAAGCTCTGGAAGTACAAGTACAACAATCAAAATCTGTTACCAGTACTCCGCCACCTTCCAAAAAGAAACTTTCCTTTAAAGAACAGCGTGAATTGGAAACTATAGAAAAGGAAATGCCGGAATTGGAAAAGCAGAGAAATATCATATTAGACAAATTAAATAATGAGACAGATTATGAAAAGATATCTGTTTTATCTGCTGATTTAGAGAAAGTTTCGGAAAAATTAGAGAGCTATGAGTTGCGCTGGTTAGAGCTACAGGAAGCTGCTGGCAACTAG
- the trmD gene encoding tRNA (guanosine(37)-N1)-methyltransferase TrmD — MRIDIISVLPELMESPFKASILKRAMQKGIAEVHFHHLREWGLGKHRQVDDEPYGGGAGMVMMIEPIDNCISSLKAERSYDEVIYLTPDGETLNQKIANTLSIQENLIFLCGHYKGIDQRVRELHVTKEISIGDYVLTGGELAACVLADSVIRLIPGVLNDEQSALTDSFQDDLLSPPIYTRPEEYKGLKVPEILLSGHTQAIEDWRYDEATRITQEKRPDLLNK; from the coding sequence ATGAGAATTGACATAATATCTGTTTTACCAGAGTTAATGGAGAGCCCTTTTAAGGCATCGATCCTTAAAAGAGCAATGCAGAAAGGAATAGCGGAAGTACATTTTCACCATTTAAGAGAATGGGGACTTGGTAAGCATCGTCAGGTAGATGATGAACCATATGGAGGTGGAGCCGGAATGGTAATGATGATAGAACCTATAGACAACTGTATTTCATCATTAAAAGCGGAAAGGAGCTATGATGAGGTTATTTATCTCACTCCTGACGGAGAAACACTAAATCAGAAAATTGCCAATACGCTTTCCATCCAGGAGAATCTTATTTTCTTGTGTGGGCATTATAAAGGAATAGATCAAAGGGTAAGAGAGCTACATGTAACCAAAGAAATTTCTATTGGTGACTATGTTCTTACAGGCGGAGAACTGGCAGCATGTGTACTTGCAGATTCTGTAATTCGTCTTATTCCCGGTGTGCTGAATGACGAACAATCTGCACTAACAGACAGCTTTCAGGATGATCTGCTCTCACCACCAATTTATACAAGACCAGAAGAGTATAAAGGATTGAAGGTTCCGGAAATTCTGCTTAGTGGCCATACGCAGGCTATAGAAGATTGGAGATATGATGAAGCAACAAGAATTACGCAGGAAAAAAGGCCTGATTTATTAAACAAGTAA
- the hemB gene encoding porphobilinogen synthase — translation MNFNRNRRLRTSQSVRDLVRETTLTTNDFVLPIFVMEGSGKKEPIASMPGVFRHSLDLLKEEIKDLYKHGIKAVNVYVKVSDSLKDNTGKEAWNPNGLMQAAIKLIKDTEPNMIVMPDVALDPYSVYGHDGIIEKGEVINDATVDALVRMSLSHAEAGADFVAPSDMMDGRTFAIRQAFEENGFTNVGIISYAAKYASAFYGPFRSALDSAPVDNQEIPKDKKTYQMDFANSREAIREVLDDVDEGADIIMIKPGMPNLDIVAKVREIITQPIAVYQVSGEYAMLKAASQNGWLDNDKVILESLHSIKRAGADLIFTYFAKEASLLLNK, via the coding sequence ATGAATTTTAATAGAAACAGAAGACTGCGTACAAGTCAGTCTGTTAGAGATTTAGTGCGTGAAACAACACTAACTACCAACGATTTTGTACTTCCAATTTTTGTAATGGAAGGTAGCGGAAAGAAAGAACCTATAGCTTCTATGCCTGGTGTGTTCAGGCACTCTTTAGATCTTTTAAAAGAAGAGATAAAAGATCTTTATAAGCATGGGATAAAAGCGGTGAATGTTTATGTTAAAGTAAGCGACAGCCTGAAAGATAACACAGGGAAAGAGGCGTGGAATCCTAATGGGTTAATGCAGGCTGCAATCAAGCTTATTAAAGATACTGAGCCTAATATGATTGTTATGCCGGATGTTGCCTTGGATCCATATTCAGTTTATGGGCACGACGGAATTATAGAAAAAGGTGAAGTTATTAACGATGCTACAGTGGATGCACTAGTAAGAATGAGTCTTTCTCATGCTGAAGCAGGTGCTGATTTTGTAGCTCCGTCGGATATGATGGATGGTCGTACTTTTGCAATACGTCAGGCCTTTGAAGAAAATGGATTTACCAATGTAGGTATTATCTCTTATGCGGCTAAATATGCAAGTGCTTTTTACGGACCATTCAGAAGTGCTTTGGATAGCGCACCGGTAGATAATCAGGAAATTCCTAAGGACAAGAAAACTTATCAAATGGATTTTGCAAACTCTCGTGAGGCTATCCGCGAGGTTTTGGATGATGTGGATGAAGGTGCTGATATTATTATGATCAAGCCGGGAATGCCAAATCTGGATATTGTAGCAAAAGTAAGAGAGATTATTACTCAGCCAATTGCTGTATACCAGGTGAGCGGAGAATATGCAATGCTAAAAGCTGCTTCTCAGAACGGATGGTTAGATAATGACAAAGTTATTCTGGAAAGTTTGCACAGCATTAAGAGAGCGGGAGCAGATTTAATCTTTACATATTTTGCTAAAGAAGCTTCATTGCTTTTGAATAAATAA
- a CDS encoding NAD(P)/FAD-dependent oxidoreductase → MSEKILIIGGGFAGLRLARTLNQKREKRITVIDKVNHHMFQPLFYQVASGRIEPSNISFPFRKIFQKSKNIQFRMTDIVKIIPEENKVISEDAEFKYDKLVIATGCKTNFYGNEVLEGNAYGMKNTQEAISIRNHVLMTFERLIIERQRSDDGDWNLVIVGGGPTGAELAGAFAEMKRDVLPRDYPKMSFKNLNIILINATDKPLASMSTEAQNKSEEYLKQLGVTLMNNMRVDAYDGENVTLNDGTVIPSNNVIWAAGVTGNIIDGISQEHIMRNRYIVDEYNKVKGYDNIFAIGDIAYMETAEYPQGHAQLASVAIAQGEQLGKNLLKTQAWEPFKYKDKGSMATIGKHRAVVDLKNFKFQGRLAWYFWMFLHLMLILSVRNKIAIFYNWAWAYINKDSSLRLIIVPHKKNNTEQ, encoded by the coding sequence ATGAGTGAAAAAATCCTTATTATAGGTGGAGGCTTCGCAGGGCTCCGCCTTGCCAGAACGCTAAACCAGAAACGCGAAAAACGTATTACGGTGATTGATAAGGTAAATCATCATATGTTCCAGCCTTTATTCTATCAGGTTGCAAGCGGGCGTATAGAACCTTCTAATATTTCATTCCCTTTCAGGAAGATTTTTCAGAAATCAAAAAATATTCAGTTTAGAATGACTGATATTGTTAAGATTATACCCGAGGAAAATAAGGTAATTAGTGAAGATGCGGAATTTAAATATGATAAACTGGTTATAGCAACCGGATGCAAGACTAATTTTTACGGAAACGAAGTTCTGGAAGGAAATGCATATGGAATGAAAAATACGCAGGAGGCAATTAGTATCCGGAATCATGTGCTCATGACTTTTGAGCGTCTGATTATTGAAAGACAGAGAAGCGATGATGGTGATTGGAATTTGGTTATCGTTGGTGGTGGACCTACTGGAGCTGAACTGGCAGGAGCTTTTGCAGAAATGAAGCGTGATGTACTGCCACGGGATTATCCAAAAATGAGTTTCAAAAATCTGAATATAATTCTGATCAATGCAACAGATAAGCCTTTAGCGTCAATGAGTACAGAAGCACAGAATAAATCTGAAGAATATCTGAAACAGCTTGGGGTAACGTTAATGAACAATATGCGGGTAGATGCTTATGACGGAGAGAATGTTACGTTAAATGACGGAACTGTTATTCCATCTAATAATGTGATCTGGGCGGCAGGAGTTACCGGGAATATTATAGATGGTATTTCGCAGGAACATATTATGCGAAACCGTTATATTGTAGATGAATACAACAAAGTAAAAGGATACGATAATATATTTGCTATAGGAGATATTGCTTATATGGAAACAGCCGAATATCCGCAGGGACATGCACAGCTGGCAAGTGTAGCAATAGCTCAGGGAGAACAGCTTGGCAAAAATCTTTTAAAAACACAGGCATGGGAACCTTTTAAATATAAAGACAAAGGATCTATGGCAACGATAGGAAAACATCGTGCTGTTGTAGACTTGAAAAATTTTAAATTTCAGGGAAGACTGGCCTGGTATTTCTGGATGTTCTTACACCTTATGCTTATCCTGAGTGTAAGAAATAAAATTGCCATTTTTTATAACTGGGCATGGGCATATATCAATAAAGATTCGTCTTTAAGGCTTATTATCGTTCCGCACAAAAAGAATAATACTGAACAATGA
- a CDS encoding T9SS sorting signal type C domain-containing protein, protein MKAFLFYLFLFAVLSFVPHLAYSNSEKQQPSLSDSSTRSIPVDLIPTGNHELNLQIEDSHFKLKSVTIYAIIGKPVMELKNINLNMVKLPTEQLKPGKYLIKYTLSNNIDQVIQLVKE, encoded by the coding sequence TTGAAAGCATTTTTATTTTATTTATTTCTATTTGCTGTTTTATCCTTTGTACCACATCTCGCATATAGCAATTCTGAGAAACAGCAGCCTTCTTTAAGTGATTCTTCAACAAGAAGTATCCCTGTTGACCTTATCCCTACAGGCAATCATGAACTAAATTTACAGATTGAAGATTCCCATTTCAAGTTAAAATCGGTTACCATCTATGCTATAATAGGGAAACCTGTAATGGAGCTGAAGAATATTAACCTGAATATGGTAAAACTACCAACAGAACAACTGAAACCAGGCAAGTATCTTATAAAGTATACACTCAGTAACAATATTGACCAGGTAATACAGCTTGTGAAAGAATAA